Proteins from one Coffea arabica cultivar ET-39 chromosome 8c, Coffea Arabica ET-39 HiFi, whole genome shotgun sequence genomic window:
- the LOC113705721 gene encoding MATH domain and coiled-coil domain-containing protein At3g58210-like: MKLLRDKPPAHYILQIDSFSLLLKILEKSDAKSYDSMTFEACGYKWKLSLYPNGDQKRNAKGFISLYLRIEETNALPVGWEINLNCTFFVLDQIQEKYLTIQDVCGKFRHLYALKKDTGLSRLMQLDVFKDEENGYLIQDKCVFGVEVSVNSYKGRGECLAMPVKPSSATYTWKTVDSCKSNEMRLSDVFTRQGFEWDINQLAKKCCGFFIYLRRLKLFPRGTEANKGKNLSLYLESLDSKTTLIVYAEFKLRVKHQLNGEDIEKTAEHLFTGLEGGWGFGAFQSLNDIADTSKGFLVNGTLIVEVEFVRISSVKSFTEGCGN; encoded by the exons ATGAAATTGCTTAGAGACAAGCCTCCAGCGCACTACATATTGCAGATTGACTCATTCTCCTTGCTTCttaaaattctagaaaaatcagACGCAAAGAGTTATGATTCAATGACTTTTGAAGCCTGTGGTTATAAATG GAAGCTTTCCCTCTACCCCAATGGTGAccaaaaaagaaatgcaaaaggaTTCATATCCCTTTACTTGAGAATCGAAGAGACTAATGCTCTGCCTGTTGGGTGGGAGATCAATCTGAACTGTACATTTTTTGTGCTTGATCAGATTCAAGAGAAGTACTTAACTATCCAAG ATGTCTGTGGGAAGTTCAGACACTTGTATGCGCTGAAGAAAGACACTGGACTTTCTCGACTAATGCAACTTGATGTTTtcaaagatgaagaaaatggaTACCTTATTCAGGACAAATGTGTTTTTGGAGTGGAAGTTTCCGTTAACAGTTATAAGGGTAGAGGAGAGTGTCTAGCTATGCCTGTGAAACCTAGCAGCGCAACTTACACTTGGAAAACAGTTGACTCTTGTAAGAGTAACGAGATGAGACTCTCTGACGTTTTTACTCGGCAGGGTTTCGAGTG GGACATTAATCAGTTGGCTAAGAAATGTTGTGGCTTCTTTATTTATCTCAGGAGACTAAAGCTTTTTCCCAGAGGAACAGAAGCTAACAAAGGCAAAAATCTTTCACTCTATCTAGAATCACTCGACTCCAAAACTACCCTTATCGTGTATGCAGAATTCAAGCTACGCGTAAAACACCAACTGAATGGCGAGGATATTGAGAAAACAG CGGAGCACTTGTTCACTGGTTTAGAAGGCGGCTGGGGTTTTGGTGCCTTCCAATCATTGAATGATATTGCGGATACTTCTAAAGGCTTCCTCGTGAATGGCACTTTGATCGTCGAAGTGGAATTTGTTCGCATTTCATCCGTGAAAAGTTTCACTGAAGGGTGCGGAAATTAG